The Raphanus sativus cultivar WK10039 chromosome 2, ASM80110v3, whole genome shotgun sequence genome includes a region encoding these proteins:
- the LOC108842086 gene encoding L-ascorbate oxidase homolog: MRDSCKVSIVLLLVLINGVFGDNPYRFFTWKITYGDIYPLGVKQQGILINGQFPGPHIDAVTNDNIIISVFNYLREPFLISWNGIQQRKNSYQDGVIGTTCPIPPGKNFTYIIQVKDQIGSFYYFPSLAFHKAAGAFGAIRVWSRPRIPVPFPSPDGDFWLLAGDWYKTNHYVLRRLLDAGRNLPFPDGVLINGRGWGGNTFTVQPGKTYRFRISNVGTATSLNFRIQGHTMKLVEVEGSHTIQNIYTSLDVHLGQSYSVLVTANQAPQDYYIVVSSRFTRKVLTTTSILHYSNSRRGVSGPAPFGPTLNIASSLFQARTIKRNLTASGPRPNPQGSYHYGLIKPARTIMLANSAPWINGKQRYAVNGASFIAPDTPLKLADYFKIPGVFNLGSIPTNPPGGNGAYLTSSVMAANFREFIEIVFQNWENSVQSWHISGYSFFVVGMDGGQWTQGSRSKYNLRDAVSRSTVQVYPRAWTAIYIALDNVGMWNIRSENWARQYLGQQFYLRVYTSSTSYRDEYPPPKNALLCGRARGRHTRPF; encoded by the exons atgagAGATTCTTGCAAAGTCTCTATAGTTCTTCTTCTGGTTCTTATCAATGGTGTCTTCGGAGATAACCCTTATAGATTCTTCACATGGAAAATAACGTATGGTGACATTTATCCCCTTGGTGTCAAACAACAG GGAATATTGATAAACGGGCAGTTTCCTGGACCTCACATTGACGCAGTCACAAATGATAATATCATTATCAGTGTTTTCAATTACTTGAGAGAGCCTTTCCTCATTTCTTG GAACGGTATCCAACAGAGGAAAAACTCATATCAAGATGGAGTCATAGGGACAACATGTCCGATCCCACCAGGCAAAAACTTCACTTACATAATTCAAGTCAAAGATCAAATCGGTAGCTTCTACTACTTCCCTTCTCTTGCCTTCCACAAAGCCGCAGGTGCATTCGGAGCTATCCGTGTGTGGAGCCGTCCTCGCATCCCCGTCCCATTCCCTTCTCCTGATGGTGACTTCTGGCTCCTTGCCGGAGATTGGTACAAAACCAATCACTAT GTTTTGAGACGTCTATTGGATGCTGGAAGGAATCTACCATTCCCTGATGGAGTACTTATCAATGGCCGTGGCTGGGGAGGCAATACCTTCACGGTTCAACCCGGTAAGACCTACAGATTCAGAATATCAAACGTTGGGACCGCGACTTCATTAAACTTCAGGATTCAAGGCCACACGATGAAGCTTGTTGAAGTGGAAGGCTCCCACACTATTCAAAACATCTACACTTCACTTGACGTTCACTTAGGACAGTCTTACTCTGTTCTCGTTACCGCTAACCAAGCGCCCCAAGACTACTACATTGTCGTCTCCTCAAGGTTCACGCGGAAAGTCCTCACCACGACTTCAATTCTCCATTACAGTAACTCGAGAAGAGGCGTCTCTGGTCCTGCTCCATTTGGTCCCACTTTGAACATTGCCTCTTCGCTTTTCCAAGCTCGAACtatcaa GAGGAATCTAACCGCGAGTGGTCCGAGACCAAACCCGCAAGGCTCATATCATTACGGTTTGATCAAACCAGCCCGTACGATCATGCTCGCCAACTCAGCTCCTTGGATTAATGGCAAGCAAAGATACGCCGTGAACGGTGCCTCTTTTATTGCGCCTGATACGCCGTtgaagctagccgactacttcaaGATCCCTGGTGTTTTTAACCTAGGAAGCATCCCAACAAATCCCCCTGGTGGGAACGGAGCTTACCTTACATCCTCTGTTATGGCTGCTAACTTCAGAGAGTTCATCGAGATTGTTTTCCAGAACTGGGAAAACTCAGTCCAGTCTTGGCACATTTCCGGTTACTCTTTCTTCGTCGTCGG AATGGACGGAGGCCAATGGACACAGGGGAGCCGATCAAAGTACAACCTCCGGGACGCAGTTTCACGATCCACCGTTCAGGTTTACCCGAGGGCATGGACAGCTATCTACATAGCTTTAGACAATGTTGGGATGTGGAACATACGGTCAGAGAATTGGGCAAGACAATATTTAGGGCAACAATTCTATCTCAGAGTTTACACGTCCTCTACTTCGTACCGAGACGAGTATCCACCACCAAAGAACGCCCTTCTGTGCGGACGAGCTAGAGGCCGCCACACTAGGCCGTTCTAG
- the LOC108839455 gene encoding glycine-rich cell wall structural protein 1-like, protein MNGYGGGYGGGSGGGEGGGANGGSGHGSGSGEGAGVGAGGAGGGGGGGGGEGGGSNGGSGRGSGSGAGAGVGVGGAGGGGGGGGGEGGGSNGGSGHGSGSGAGAGVGVGGAGGGGGDGGGEGGGSNGGSGHGSGSGAGAGVGVGGAGGGGGGGGGEGGGSNGGSGHGSGSGAGAGVGVGVGGGGGGGGGGGEKVVVPMEDPVMEVGGGGGGGGGEGGGANGGSGHGSGSGAGTGTGVGGGGGGGGGGGGSAGSSNGYGYGSGYGAGFGMGKGSGSGGGGGGGGGGGGGGGGSGGGSGSGSGRGEGYGTGGGTSTSNGGVGVGFGMGIGFGIGIGGGSGGGTTYQTNIKGDKNSP, encoded by the exons ATGAATGGTTATGGTGGTGGCTATGGTGGTGGTAGTGGCGGCGGAGAAGGTGGTGGTGCCAATGGAGGATCAGGTCATGGAAGCGGTTCCGGTGAGGGTGCTGGTGTTGGAGCTGGTGGAGCAGGAGGAGGTGGAGGCGGCGGAGGTGGAGAAGGTGGTGGTTCCAATGGAGGATCAGGTCGTGGAAGCGGATCCGGTGCGGGTGCTGGTGTTGGAGTTGGTGGAGCAGGAGGTGGTGGAGGCGGTGGGGGTGGAGAAGGTGGTGGTTCCAATGGAGGATCTGGTCATGGAAGTGGGTCCGGAGCTGGTGCTGGTGTTGGAGTTGGTGGAGCAGGAGGTGGTGGAGGCGATGGGGGTGGAGAAGGTGGTGGTTCCAATGGAGGATCTGGTCATGGAAGTGGGTCCGGAGCTGGTGCTGGTGTTGGAGTTGGTGGAGCAGGAGGTGGTGGAGGCGGTGGGGGTGGAGAAGGTGGTGGTTCCAATGGAGGATCTGGTCATGGAAGTGGGTCCGGAGCTGGTGCTGGTGTTGGTGTTGGTgttggaggaggaggtggaggtggaggtggtggtggggaGAAGGTGGTGGTGCCAATGGAGGATCCGGTCATGGAAGTGG gaggaggtggaggtggtggtggggGAGAAGGTGGTGGTGCCAATGGAGGTTCTGGTCACGGAAGCGGATCCGGTGCTGGTACTGGTACTGGTgttggaggtggtggtggaggtggtggtggaggaggaggaagtgCTGGTTCCAGCAATGGATATGGTTACGGTAGTGGTTATGGTGCTGGTTTTGGTATGGGTAAAGGTAGTGGTAGTGGAGGAGGTGGCGGCGgcggtggaggtggtggtggtggtggtgggggtAGCGGTGGAGGAAGTGGAAGTGGAAGTGGAAGAGGAGAAGGATATGGGACGGGAGGAGGAACCAGTACAAGCAATGGAGGAGTAGGAGTAGGTTTTGGAATGGGCATTGGCTTTGGTATTGGCATTGGAGGAGGAAGTGGTGGTGGTACCACTTATCAAACCAATATCAAAGGAGATAAAAATTCTCCTTAA